The following are encoded together in the Paludisphaera mucosa genome:
- a CDS encoding CheR family methyltransferase, with product MSRDGPATPDATADIEIRLLLEAVFQRYHYDFRGYARESIRRRLHLARDQFGCDTFSQLQDRVLHDPTTLPTLLSYLTVQVSEFFRDPSYFRALREKVVPYLKTYPWLKVWVAGCATGEEAYSLAILFREEGLEERTIFYATDVSRGALKKAEAGVYELDRIPLFTENHRRAGGRSSLSDYYTARYGAAVFDRSLRRRIVFSDHNLVSDSVFAEVQLVSCRNVLIYFDRELQDRAIGLFQEALVRKGFLGLGSKENLRFSRHADAFADFHAEDRIYQKRATP from the coding sequence GTGAGCCGCGACGGGCCGGCGACGCCCGACGCGACCGCGGACATCGAGATCCGGCTCCTGCTCGAGGCCGTCTTCCAGCGCTACCACTACGACTTCCGCGGCTACGCGCGCGAGTCCATCCGCCGCCGCCTGCACCTGGCCCGCGACCAGTTCGGCTGCGACACCTTCTCGCAGCTCCAGGACCGCGTCCTGCACGACCCGACGACCCTGCCGACGCTGCTGTCGTACCTCACCGTGCAGGTCAGCGAGTTCTTCCGCGACCCGTCCTACTTCCGCGCCCTCCGCGAGAAGGTCGTCCCCTACCTGAAGACCTACCCCTGGCTCAAGGTCTGGGTCGCCGGCTGCGCCACCGGCGAGGAGGCGTACTCGCTGGCCATCCTCTTCCGCGAGGAGGGCCTGGAGGAGCGCACCATCTTCTACGCCACCGACGTCAGCCGCGGCGCGCTCAAGAAGGCCGAGGCCGGCGTCTACGAGCTGGACCGGATCCCGCTGTTCACCGAGAACCACCGCCGCGCCGGCGGCCGGTCCTCGCTCTCCGACTACTACACCGCCCGCTACGGCGCGGCCGTCTTCGACCGCAGCCTGCGGCGGCGGATCGTCTTCTCCGACCACAACCTCGTCAGCGACTCCGTCTTCGCCGAGGTCCAGCTCGTCTCCTGCCGCAACGTCCTGATCTACTTCGACCGCGAACTCCAGGACCGCGCCATCGGCCTCTTCCAGGAGGCCCTGGTCCGCAAGGGGTTCCTCGGCCTGGGCTCCAAGGAGAACCTCCGCTTCTCCCGCCACGCCGACGCCTTCGCCGACTTCCACGCCGAGGACCGCATCTACCAGAAGCGCGCCACGCCCTGA
- a CDS encoding response regulator → MTDQQSTAAGRGTGMGLFLGVAAVLAVFVVSGLIAYLNTRTLYRNARLVMHTHRTITTLADVFSLMKDAETGQRGYVLTGDVRYLEPYQAALAQIDRRVNDLSTLLADSADQLARIPAMRGYIDAKRRELGETVDLRRTRGFEAAQAVVLNDSGKAAMDALRALVAEMQGEEEAERGRRLAEMDFAYQVAVGSGVLTGVLGALLSLTVGYLLRRSMLIRRRQDWFRAGQLGLSAAIVGEQRLAQLGQSVLKFLSGYLDAHAGAFFVESGADYRRVATLGVPSPGDTPERFGAGEGLLGQAAVDARTTVVRDVPDGYLAFGSALGKGKPRHLVIAPLVADEAVKGVLELGFVHPLDDRAIQILEMVSGTVGVAVKSANYRLHLQNLLEETQRQSEELQTQSEELRVSNEELEEQGRALKESQTRLELQQAELEQTNAQLEEQASMLEAQRDELVSAKDSLLRQARDLEQASQYKSDFLANMSHELRTPLNSSLILARLLADNPEGNLSDEQVRYAETIQAAGNDLLVLINDILDLSKIEAGHMEIRPETVSLARLMDGLRRTFEPVAAQKGLAFQAKLAPGCPEVVVTDRQRFEQVLRNLLSNAMKFTPRGEVTIAVGRAADGRIAFAVTDTGIGIAREQHGVVFEAFRQADGTTNRRFGGTGLGLSISRELARLLGGEIRLESEPGRGSTFTVTIPETYDAALARARGPILDQPPPPAPSRAATPAPLSPGTRPAAPTWTRQVEDDRERLTSDRRVILVVEDDPSFARVLYDLTRELDFQCLIASSAEEAVAVAVQFLPSAVLLDIGLPDHSGLSVLDRLKHDARTRHIPVHVVSAGDHARTALELGAVGYMLKPVKREELADALRLIETRLAQRLRRVLVVEDDPVQLDSLRRLLALHDVETTGIGTAAECLERLRETTFDCMVLDLSLPDASGYSLLETLSREDAYAFPPVIVYTGRELSDAEEQRLRRYSKSIIIKGAKSPERLLDEVTLFLHQVVSDLPAEQQRMLEKAMVRDSALEGRRILVVEDDVRNVFAITSILEPRGAVVQIARNGLEALAALEKSAADPERKIDLVLMDVMMPEMDGLAATREIRKRPEWKKLPVIMLTAKAMKDDQANCLEAGANDYMAKPLDVEKILSLVRVWMPR, encoded by the coding sequence ATGACCGACCAGCAATCGACCGCCGCCGGACGCGGGACCGGCATGGGCCTCTTCCTCGGGGTCGCCGCCGTCCTGGCCGTCTTCGTGGTCAGCGGCCTGATCGCCTACCTCAACACGCGGACGCTCTACCGCAACGCGCGGCTGGTCATGCACACGCACAGGACCATCACGACGCTCGCCGACGTCTTCTCGCTCATGAAGGACGCCGAGACCGGCCAGCGCGGCTACGTCCTCACCGGCGACGTGCGGTATCTCGAACCCTATCAGGCGGCCCTCGCCCAGATCGACCGGCGCGTCAACGACCTCTCGACCCTGCTCGCCGACAGCGCCGACCAGCTCGCCCGGATCCCCGCCATGCGGGGCTACATCGACGCCAAGCGCCGCGAGCTGGGCGAGACCGTGGACCTGCGGCGGACCCGGGGCTTCGAGGCCGCGCAGGCCGTGGTCCTGAACGACAGCGGCAAGGCGGCGATGGACGCCCTCCGCGCCCTGGTCGCCGAGATGCAGGGGGAGGAGGAGGCGGAACGCGGCCGGCGGCTGGCCGAGATGGACTTCGCCTACCAGGTGGCCGTCGGCAGCGGCGTCCTGACGGGCGTCCTGGGGGCCCTGCTGTCGCTGACGGTGGGCTACCTGCTGCGGCGATCGATGCTCATCCGGCGGCGCCAGGACTGGTTCCGCGCGGGCCAGCTCGGCCTGAGCGCGGCGATCGTCGGCGAGCAGCGGCTGGCGCAGCTCGGCCAGAGCGTGCTGAAGTTCCTGTCCGGCTACCTCGACGCCCACGCCGGCGCCTTCTTCGTCGAGTCGGGCGCCGACTACCGCCGCGTCGCCACCCTGGGCGTCCCCTCGCCGGGCGACACCCCCGAGCGGTTCGGCGCGGGCGAGGGCCTGCTCGGCCAGGCCGCCGTCGACGCCCGGACCACGGTCGTCCGCGACGTCCCCGACGGCTACCTGGCCTTCGGCTCGGCGCTCGGCAAGGGGAAGCCCCGGCACCTGGTCATCGCCCCGCTCGTCGCCGACGAGGCCGTGAAGGGGGTCCTCGAGCTGGGCTTCGTCCACCCGCTGGACGATCGCGCGATCCAGATCCTGGAGATGGTCTCCGGCACCGTCGGCGTCGCCGTCAAGTCGGCCAACTACCGGCTCCACCTCCAGAATCTCCTGGAAGAGACCCAGCGCCAGTCCGAAGAGCTGCAGACCCAGTCCGAGGAGCTGCGGGTCTCCAACGAGGAGCTGGAGGAGCAGGGGAGGGCCCTCAAGGAGTCGCAGACCCGCCTCGAACTCCAGCAGGCCGAGCTGGAGCAGACCAACGCGCAACTGGAGGAGCAGGCCTCGATGCTGGAGGCCCAGCGCGACGAGCTGGTCTCCGCCAAGGACTCGCTGCTGCGGCAGGCCCGCGACCTGGAGCAGGCCAGCCAGTACAAGTCCGACTTCCTGGCCAACATGTCGCACGAGCTGCGGACCCCGCTCAACTCGTCGCTGATCCTGGCCCGGCTGCTCGCCGACAACCCCGAGGGGAACCTGTCGGACGAGCAGGTCCGGTACGCCGAGACCATCCAGGCCGCGGGCAACGACCTGCTCGTCCTGATCAACGACATCCTCGACCTCTCGAAGATCGAGGCGGGCCACATGGAGATCCGGCCCGAGACGGTGTCGCTCGCCCGGCTCATGGACGGCCTCCGCCGCACCTTCGAGCCCGTCGCCGCGCAGAAGGGGCTGGCGTTCCAGGCGAAGCTCGCGCCCGGCTGCCCGGAGGTCGTCGTCACCGACCGCCAGCGGTTCGAGCAGGTGCTCCGGAACCTGCTCTCGAACGCGATGAAGTTCACCCCGCGCGGCGAGGTGACGATCGCCGTCGGCCGCGCGGCCGACGGCCGGATCGCGTTCGCCGTGACCGACACCGGCATCGGCATCGCCCGCGAGCAGCACGGGGTGGTCTTCGAAGCCTTCCGCCAGGCCGACGGCACCACGAACCGCCGGTTCGGCGGGACCGGCCTGGGCCTCTCGATCTCGCGCGAGCTGGCGCGGCTGCTCGGCGGCGAGATCCGCCTGGAGAGCGAGCCGGGCCGGGGCAGCACGTTCACGGTCACGATCCCCGAGACCTACGACGCCGCCCTCGCGCGGGCCCGCGGCCCGATCCTCGACCAGCCGCCGCCGCCCGCCCCGTCCCGCGCCGCGACGCCCGCGCCGCTGTCGCCCGGGACGCGGCCGGCGGCCCCGACCTGGACGCGGCAGGTCGAGGACGACCGCGAGCGGCTGACCTCCGACCGCCGGGTCATCCTGGTCGTCGAGGACGACCCGTCGTTCGCGCGCGTCCTGTACGACCTGACCCGCGAGCTGGACTTCCAGTGCCTGATCGCCTCCTCGGCCGAGGAGGCCGTGGCGGTCGCGGTCCAGTTCCTGCCGAGCGCCGTGCTGCTGGACATCGGCCTGCCCGACCACTCCGGCCTGTCGGTGCTCGACCGCCTCAAGCACGACGCGCGGACCCGGCACATCCCCGTCCACGTCGTCTCCGCCGGCGACCACGCCCGCACGGCCCTGGAGCTGGGGGCCGTCGGCTACATGCTCAAGCCCGTCAAGCGCGAGGAGCTGGCCGACGCCCTGCGTCTGATCGAGACCCGGCTGGCCCAGCGGCTGCGGCGCGTGCTGGTCGTCGAGGACGACCCGGTGCAGCTCGACAGCCTGCGCAGGCTGCTCGCCCTGCACGACGTCGAGACGACCGGGATCGGCACGGCCGCCGAGTGCCTGGAGCGGCTCCGCGAGACCACCTTCGACTGCATGGTGCTCGACCTCTCGCTCCCCGACGCCTCGGGCTACTCGCTGCTGGAGACCCTCAGCCGCGAGGACGCCTACGCCTTCCCGCCGGTCATCGTCTACACCGGCCGCGAGCTGTCCGACGCCGAGGAGCAGCGGCTGCGGCGGTACTCGAAGTCGATCATCATCAAGGGCGCGAAGTCGCCCGAGCGGCTGCTCGACGAGGTGACGCTCTTCCTCCACCAGGTCGTCTCCGACCTGCCCGCCGAGCAGCAGCGGATGCTGGAGAAGGCCATGGTCCGCGACTCGGCCCTGGAAGGCCGCCGGATCCTCGTCGTCGAGGACGACGTCCGCAACGTCTTCGCCATCACCAGCATCCTCGAGCCCCGCGGGGCCGTCGTCCAGATCGCCCGCAACGGCCTGGAGGCGCTCGCCGCCCTCGAGAAGTCCGCCGCCGACCCCGAGCGCAAGATCGACCTCGTGCTCATGGACGTCATGATGCCCGAGATGGACGGCCTCGCCGCCACCCGCGAGATCCGCAAGCGCCCCGAGTGGAAGAAGCTCCCCGTCATCATGCTCACCGCCAAGGCCATGAAGGACGACCAGGCGAACTGCCTGGAGGCCGGCGCCAACGACTACATGGCCAAGCCGCTCGACGTCGAGAAGATCCTCTCGCTCGTCCGCGTCTGGATGCCGCGGTGA
- a CDS encoding cellulase family glycosylhydrolase, giving the protein MKPRVFYSLSPVVALGLAWSLHLLAAAAAQRAEGPAPKIEGRDWTWRIQPDGGVRVLCKGSVVLESSQVYWGAKWAWSGAPDAAFKPGADGGGTLTATVPGLKTAIAGAYRSPRPNVLEMELKYTSTEALAGVVGGGLHWTFRPQSPVLGGRAGAPTVPPGGLGWTWEPARGATIHLAVAPALAKVEDRGGVRLYLLSERIDPGTKTFRMTLTLPEGATREPRLEERYDPATPERWFSGAMAWDASPVDLRFLNADDRPAGRRGPVRAAGDGLVLGDGTPARFWGANLAAYALFASPREAVAPQARRMAQMGFNLMRIHHHDSSWVTPNAFGVRSKSTRRLDPAAMETLDWWIKCLKDEGIYVWLDLHVGRTIQPDDGLTEGKDEVAQAKGALIGFSYFNAEIQGLMREFQEAYLAHVNAHTGLAYKDDPAVAAVLVTNENDLNTHYGTMFIPVANRPSHTARFTKEYQAFAREYDLPEGEMAKTWQPGPSKLFLADAEHRFNGTFLDDLRRLGLRALTATTNYWGNTGLFSLPGLCDGDVVDVHSYGLAEALGTDPRYEANYISWTAAAQVAGKPLTVSEWNAPFPIDDRFTAPLYMASLAAFQGWDAPMIYSYSFERLVKPQGPSVWSTYYDPALAGVMPAAALLYRRGQVAPARTTYHLALTPAQLFDRNLTPESAAALRTIAEQGRLTIGLPKVRELPWLKPSPVPEGATVVDDPDRDMIPEGATSVRSDTGQLVRDWKRGVQVIDAPQCQAASGWIGGEPIATTDARFEMLTKKAVVALNSVDDRPLAKSRFILITAVARAVADPTKRSAFASEPVIGTVSLKTEATDLELLALAPDGRIAGRSRPRTLDGALRIILPDAGGTHWYVLKPRAPDAAPKP; this is encoded by the coding sequence ATGAAGCCTCGCGTGTTCTACTCGCTCTCGCCGGTCGTCGCCCTGGGCCTGGCCTGGTCGCTCCACCTGCTCGCGGCGGCGGCGGCCCAGCGGGCCGAAGGGCCCGCGCCCAAAATCGAGGGCCGGGACTGGACCTGGCGGATCCAGCCCGACGGCGGCGTGCGGGTCCTCTGCAAGGGATCCGTGGTCCTGGAGTCGAGCCAGGTCTACTGGGGGGCGAAGTGGGCCTGGAGCGGGGCGCCCGACGCCGCGTTCAAGCCCGGGGCCGACGGCGGCGGGACGCTGACGGCGACCGTCCCGGGGCTCAAGACCGCGATCGCCGGGGCGTATCGCTCGCCGCGGCCGAACGTCCTGGAGATGGAGCTGAAGTACACCTCGACCGAGGCCCTCGCCGGGGTGGTGGGCGGCGGCCTGCACTGGACGTTCCGGCCCCAGTCCCCGGTGCTCGGCGGCCGCGCGGGGGCGCCGACGGTCCCGCCGGGGGGCCTGGGCTGGACGTGGGAGCCGGCGCGGGGGGCGACGATCCACCTGGCGGTCGCGCCCGCGCTGGCGAAGGTCGAGGACCGGGGCGGGGTCCGCTTGTACCTGCTGTCCGAGCGGATCGACCCGGGGACGAAGACGTTCCGCATGACCCTGACCCTCCCCGAGGGCGCGACCCGCGAGCCGAGGCTCGAGGAGCGCTACGACCCGGCGACCCCCGAACGCTGGTTCTCGGGGGCGATGGCCTGGGACGCGAGCCCGGTCGACCTGCGGTTCCTCAACGCCGACGACCGGCCCGCGGGGCGTCGGGGGCCGGTGCGGGCGGCCGGCGACGGCCTCGTCCTGGGCGACGGGACCCCCGCGCGGTTCTGGGGGGCCAACCTCGCGGCCTACGCCCTCTTCGCGTCGCCCCGCGAGGCCGTCGCGCCCCAGGCGCGGCGGATGGCGCAGATGGGCTTCAACCTGATGCGGATCCACCACCACGACTCGTCGTGGGTGACCCCCAACGCCTTCGGCGTCCGGTCCAAATCCACGCGCCGCCTCGACCCGGCCGCGATGGAGACGCTCGACTGGTGGATCAAGTGCCTCAAGGACGAGGGGATCTACGTCTGGCTCGACCTCCACGTCGGCCGCACGATCCAGCCCGACGACGGCCTGACGGAGGGCAAGGACGAGGTCGCCCAGGCCAAGGGCGCCCTGATCGGCTTCTCCTACTTCAACGCCGAGATCCAGGGCCTCATGCGCGAGTTCCAGGAGGCCTACCTGGCCCACGTCAACGCCCACACCGGCCTGGCCTACAAGGACGACCCGGCCGTGGCCGCCGTGCTCGTCACCAACGAGAACGACCTGAACACCCATTATGGGACCATGTTCATCCCCGTGGCGAACCGGCCCTCCCACACGGCCCGGTTCACGAAGGAGTACCAGGCGTTCGCCCGCGAATACGACCTGCCCGAGGGCGAGATGGCGAAGACCTGGCAGCCCGGCCCCAGCAAGCTCTTCCTCGCCGACGCCGAGCATCGCTTCAACGGGACCTTCCTCGACGACCTGCGACGCCTGGGGCTCCGGGCCCTGACCGCGACGACCAACTACTGGGGCAACACGGGGCTGTTCAGCCTCCCGGGCCTCTGCGACGGCGACGTCGTCGACGTTCATTCGTACGGCCTCGCCGAGGCGCTCGGGACCGACCCCCGGTACGAGGCGAACTACATCTCGTGGACCGCCGCGGCGCAGGTGGCCGGCAAGCCGCTGACCGTCTCCGAGTGGAACGCCCCCTTCCCCATCGACGACCGCTTCACCGCGCCGCTCTACATGGCGTCCCTGGCCGCGTTCCAGGGCTGGGACGCGCCCATGATCTACAGCTACTCCTTCGAGCGCCTCGTCAAGCCCCAGGGGCCCTCGGTCTGGTCCACCTACTACGACCCCGCGCTCGCGGGCGTGATGCCGGCGGCGGCCCTGCTCTACCGCCGCGGCCAGGTCGCGCCGGCCCGCACGACCTACCACCTGGCGCTCACGCCGGCGCAGCTCTTCGACCGCAACCTTACGCCCGAATCCGCGGCCGCGCTGCGCACGATCGCCGAGCAGGGCCGCCTGACGATCGGCCTGCCCAAGGTCCGCGAGCTCCCCTGGCTGAAGCCGAGCCCGGTCCCCGAGGGGGCGACGGTGGTCGACGACCCCGACCGCGACATGATCCCCGAGGGGGCGACGTCCGTCCGCTCCGACACCGGCCAGCTCGTCCGCGACTGGAAGCGGGGCGTGCAGGTGATCGACGCGCCCCAGTGCCAGGCGGCCTCGGGCTGGATCGGCGGCGAGCCGATCGCCACGACCGACGCCCGCTTCGAGATGCTGACCAAGAAGGCCGTCGTCGCCCTCAACAGCGTGGACGACCGGCCGCTGGCGAAGTCCCGGTTCATCCTGATCACCGCCGTCGCCCGCGCCGTGGCCGACCCGACCAAGCGCTCGGCGTTCGCCTCCGAGCCGGTCATCGGCACCGTCTCGCTGAAGACCGAGGCGACCGACCTGGAGCTGCTCGCCCTGGCCCCCGACGGCCGCATCGCCGGCCGCTCCCGCCCCAGGACCCTCGACGGCGCCCTCCGCATCATCCTCCCCGACGCCGGCGGCACCCACTGGTACGTCCTCAAGCCCCGCGCCCCCGACGCCGCTCCGAAGCCGTGA
- a CDS encoding DUF1501 domain-containing protein yields the protein MPLHRTRPHDASPTRRGVLASALASGLGLDLLGLLRARAEAKPVPTARGGASPPIRSCIAIFYYGGPSQLDTFDPKPDAPAEIRGEFATIATSEPGIRVSEHLPMTARVMHKVALIRSMHHTNRLHDPASIHTFTGRLPPQGDFELFAAVPQHFPSWGGTVAYMMRDRDLPVASAALPFAFHNVVETPCQGGGFLGPAYDPFRIEGDPEAGSYRAELLSAPEGVGPDRRRRRRDLLDAIEGRSESPHEAAMRRHYDKAYRLLASDDVARALDVGREDPRVLARYGAVDGPWAQGSGNGAGQAQGRNLRGRNLLAARRLVEAGVPFVNVHDFRQQGQNWDSHAQNFQQHREHLLPPMDRGFSALIEDLDARGLLESTLIVALGEFGRTPRINKEAGRDHWPDCYTVALAGGGVRGGAVHGASDRFAAYPTADPVSPADLAATIFWRFGLDPASEIRDAQGRPYKLADGEPITSLFG from the coding sequence ATGCCGCTTCATCGAACGCGACCCCATGACGCCTCGCCGACGCGTCGCGGCGTCCTGGCCTCGGCGCTGGCGTCGGGGCTGGGCCTCGACCTCCTGGGGCTGCTCCGCGCGCGGGCGGAGGCGAAGCCCGTCCCGACGGCCCGGGGCGGGGCGTCGCCGCCGATCCGCTCGTGCATCGCGATCTTCTACTACGGCGGGCCCAGCCAGCTCGACACGTTCGATCCCAAGCCCGACGCCCCCGCCGAGATCCGCGGCGAGTTCGCGACGATCGCCACCTCCGAGCCGGGGATCCGGGTCTCCGAGCACCTGCCGATGACGGCCCGGGTGATGCACAAGGTCGCCCTGATCCGGAGCATGCACCACACGAACCGGCTGCACGACCCGGCGTCGATCCACACGTTCACCGGCCGGCTGCCCCCCCAGGGCGACTTCGAGCTGTTCGCCGCCGTGCCCCAGCACTTCCCGAGCTGGGGGGGGACGGTCGCCTACATGATGCGCGACCGCGACCTGCCGGTCGCCAGCGCCGCGCTGCCGTTCGCGTTCCACAACGTGGTCGAGACCCCGTGCCAGGGGGGCGGCTTCCTGGGCCCGGCCTACGACCCCTTCCGCATCGAGGGCGACCCCGAGGCCGGCTCGTACCGCGCCGAGCTGCTCTCGGCCCCCGAGGGCGTCGGCCCCGACCGCCGCCGCCGGCGGCGCGACCTGCTCGACGCGATCGAGGGCCGGTCCGAGTCGCCCCACGAGGCGGCGATGCGGCGGCACTACGACAAGGCGTACCGCCTGCTGGCCTCGGACGACGTCGCCCGCGCGCTCGACGTCGGCCGGGAGGACCCGCGCGTGCTGGCCCGCTACGGGGCCGTCGACGGCCCCTGGGCCCAGGGCTCGGGGAACGGGGCGGGGCAGGCCCAGGGCCGCAACCTGCGGGGCCGAAACCTGCTGGCGGCCCGCCGCCTGGTCGAGGCCGGCGTCCCGTTCGTCAACGTCCACGACTTCCGCCAACAGGGCCAGAACTGGGACTCGCACGCCCAGAACTTCCAGCAGCACCGCGAGCACCTGCTGCCGCCGATGGACCGCGGCTTCTCGGCCCTGATCGAGGACCTCGACGCCCGCGGGCTGCTGGAGAGCACCCTGATCGTCGCCCTCGGCGAGTTCGGCCGCACGCCCCGGATCAACAAGGAGGCCGGCCGCGACCACTGGCCCGACTGCTACACCGTGGCCCTCGCCGGCGGCGGCGTCCGCGGCGGCGCGGTGCACGGCGCCAGCGACCGCTTCGCCGCCTACCCGACCGCCGACCCCGTCTCGCCCGCCGACCTCGCCGCCACCATCTTCTGGCGCTTCGGCCTCGACCCCGCCAGCGAGATCCGCGACGCCCAGGGCCGCCCCTACAAGCTCGCCGACGGCGAGCCGATCACCAGCCTCTTCGGCTGA
- a CDS encoding ankyrin repeat domain-containing protein, with translation MADRSRFRVGLRVRTLLLLIAAVAIGLGAYIRHRRWEERREELPYEILRAAQLGDAPLIRSLLAEGADVNSVTDGRFPWTPLMNAAFHGRTDCVRLLLENGADPDRQDLDFYSAITLAAAEAHWDIVRILVEHGADTTRGDLYSTTALGYARRQGEDEMIRYLESKTPGKGSQGDAAASSDETDEGPGG, from the coding sequence ATGGCCGACAGGTCGCGATTCCGAGTCGGACTGCGGGTCCGCACGCTGCTCTTGCTGATCGCGGCCGTGGCCATCGGCCTCGGGGCCTACATCCGCCATCGGCGGTGGGAGGAGAGGCGCGAGGAGTTGCCGTATGAGATCCTCAGGGCCGCGCAACTCGGCGACGCCCCCCTGATCCGCAGCCTGCTCGCCGAGGGGGCGGACGTGAACTCGGTCACCGACGGCCGCTTCCCCTGGACGCCGCTGATGAACGCCGCCTTCCACGGCAGGACCGATTGCGTGCGGCTGCTGCTGGAGAACGGCGCCGACCCCGACCGCCAGGACCTCGACTTCTACAGCGCGATCACCCTGGCCGCCGCCGAAGCCCACTGGGACATCGTGCGCATCCTCGTCGAGCACGGCGCCGACACGACCAGGGGCGACCTCTACAGCACCACCGCCCTGGGCTACGCCCGCCGCCAGGGCGAGGACGAGATGATCCGCTACCTGGAGTCGAAGACGCCTGGAAAAGGATCGCAGGGCGATGCGGCGGCGTCGTCGGACGAGACGGACGAGGGGCCTGGCGGTTGA